CTGTCTCTATATCCATCGGCCTCTGATTGGACGACCAAGGTGAATCAGACCATAACGAATGCGAATCAGTTGATATCGAAGTATGGAAAAGAGATTGTCATATCCGAGATCGGTATGGATTACAATCAGGCTTCGGCAGCCAAGAGCTTCATTACAAAGATCAAAAATGATGTGCGTAATATTTCTGGAGGCAAAGGGCTCGGTGTATTCTATTGGGAACCTCAAGCGACCCCCGGGTATAATGGTGGATACAACAAGGGTGCCTGGAACGCAGATGGCAAACCGACTATTGCACTGGAAGGATTTATTAATTAAAAGAGTGTATTCGTTCTTATAGAGCTGGCTCGTATTCGTCATTAATACGGTCCAGCTCTTTTATTTATCTTGACGAAGAGATTTTTTCCTCGTTCTGCCATCGATCTTCCAGCTTCTCGTTTAAATTCAAACCCTGCATATAGTAGTCTATTAAAAATTGCTTGAAAGCTAGAGCCGCTTTCGATAAATAGCGGTTCTTATGCCAGGTTAAACGAAACAAGGCTTTGGAATGCTCATCAACGATGCTGACTAGCTGCACCTGGGGAGACCAGTCACGAATACAGGAGGATACGAAGGCGACTCCCATCCCTGCTTCAACCATTTTGAGCAGCATGGAGGGTTCATCCACCCGGCATACAAAATTTGGTGAAATTCCGGATTTACGACAAAATTCATTCTGGATATGGTAGAGAGCATGAGTTTCCTTGTAACCAACAAAGTGCTCTTGTTTCACTTCAGACAGCTGCAGCCTGTCACGATCAGAGAAGGGATGGTTTGGGGGGAGTGCCAAATTAATAATTTCTTTCGTGAGATATTCAGATTGGATATCCGATGCAGCGATCGGAAGGGAAGACAGGCAATAATCAATCCGATCTTCATTTAGTAAAGACTCCATCTCATGATGTGTGGCTTGAATGATCCGAATTTGGCGTTTGGATACTTCTTACTGAACAATTTCAAAGGCTCTCCTATACGATCCGGGTCTTGAATGGCAATCTCAATCCTTCCTTGGTTCAGTCCAGCCATGTCCTCAAGTTCTCTTCTGCCTTCTTCAAGTGTTGACAGCACGAGTTCTACTCGCTGAAGAAATGATCTCCCGTATTCATTAAGCCTTATCTGCCTGCCGTTCCTTCGAAATAAAGGAACACCCAGATCCTCTTCAAGGCGAGCGATG
This sequence is a window from Paenibacillus urinalis. Protein-coding genes within it:
- a CDS encoding LysR family transcriptional regulator substrate-binding protein → MESLLNEDRIDYCLSSLPIAASDIQSEYLTKEIINLALPPNHPFSDRDRLQLSEVKQEHFVGYKETHALYHIQNEFCRKSGISPNFVCRVDEPSMLLKMVEAGMGVAFVSSCIRDWSPQVQLVSIVDEHSKALFRLTWHKNRYLSKAALAFKQFLIDYYMQGLNLNEKLEDRWQNEEKISSSR
- a CDS encoding LysR family transcriptional regulator, which codes for MELLQLHYFRTVAQLEHMTKAAEQLRIAQPALSKTIARLEEDLGVPLFRRNGRQIRLNEYGRSFLQRVELVLSTLEEGRRELEDMAGLNQGRIEIAIQDPDRIGEPLKLFSKKYPNAKFGSFKPHIMRWSLY